AGCATGACGGCAGCCACAAGGTCGAGCTGTCGGTGCTCAAGGGGGACGACATCGCGGGGGTCATCACCCAGGCCGCGGAACGCCACTGCGTGGACCTGGTGTGCATGGGCACGCACGGCCGCACGGGCGTGAGCCGGGTGGTGCTCGGCTCGGTGGCGCAGCAGGTGATGGCCCGCAGCGACCGCCCCGCGGTGACGGTGCGCATGCCGCGCGCCTGAAGACAGACGAGGTGAGCCATGAAGGCAACCGTGTTCCGAGGCACCCAGCAGGTCGGCGTGGAGGAGGTGGAGCGGCCCAGGGCGGGCGTGGGCGAGGCCGTCGTCAAGGTGACGCTCACCACCATCTGCGGCACCGACGTGCACATCCTGCGCGGCGAGTACCCGGTGAAGCCCGGCCTCACCGTGGGCCACGAGATGGTGGGCGTCATCGACGAGCTGGGCCCGGGTGTGACGGGCTACCAGGTGGGTCAGCGCGTGCTGGTGGGCGCCATCACGCCGTGCGGCCAGTGCCGGGGCTGCCTGTCCGGGCACGCGTCCCAGTGCGGTCACGGCGAGGGCCTGGAGGCCATGGGTGGCTGGCGGCTGGGCAACACGATGAACGGCGTGCAGGCGGAGTACGTGCGCGTGCCCTTCGCGCAGGCGAACCTGGCGCCCATTCCAGACGAGCTGAAGGACGAACAGGTGTTGCTCCTGGCGGACATCGCGTCCACGGGCTTCAGCGGCGCGGAGTCCGGCGGGGTGAGGATTGGGGACGCGGTGGTGGTGTTCGCGCAGGGGCCCATTGGCCTGTGCGCCACCGTGGGGGCGCGGCTCATGGGCGCGTCACTGGTGATTGGCGTGGACGGGGACGAGACGCGGCTGGCCATGGCGCGCAAGCTGGGCGCGGACGTGGTGCTCGACTTCCGCAACCAGGACGTGGTGGCGGAGGTGAAGCGGCTGACCGGCGGCGGCGTGGACGTGGCCATCGAGGCGCTGGGCACGCAGCAGACGTTTGAAAGCGCGCTGCGCACGCTCAACCCCGGCGGCACGCTGTCCAGCCTGGGCGTCTACTCCGGGAAGCTGCAAATGCCCTACGACGCCTTCGCCGCGGGGCTGGGGGACCACCGCATCGTCACCACGCTCTGCCCGGGCGGCAAGGAGCGCATGCGGCGCCTGATGGAGGTGGTGCGCGCGAAGCGCGTGGACCTGACGCCGCTCTTCACGCACCGCTTCCAGCTCAAGGACATTCGCGAAGCGTACGAGCTGTTCAGCCAGCGCAAGGACGGCGTGCTCAAGATCGCCATCCGGCCTTGAGCACGCCGGTCGGTGCTACCGCGGCGAGAACGTACCGCTGGTGAGACTGCCGTAGATGCTCCCAGCGTTCGCGTCGTTGAAGCGTGCATACGCCGTCGCGATGGGCGCGGGATGCATGAGCGGATAACCGTCAGCATCCAAACCGAAGGCTACCGCCATCGGCCCCATCTCGAAGCGGATGGCCCGCTCGATGTTCTCAAGAACGATGGGTCCCGCAGTGGCGCCGGTCGGATCGGAGGCTTCCAGGAAGAAGCTCATCGAACGACCATGGAGCGCGCCGACGATCCGCTGCTGAAAGGCCGCACCGGTCGCGCCCCCGACCTGGAAAGTCACGGGAGCGGTCTGGATTTCGATGCGCTTGTAGCCGTACTCATTCGACCGCGTCACCGTCGCCGATTCATAGCTGATGACGAAGGGAATGCTCTTCCCGCTCAGCTCCCCGAAGACGTCCCAAGGCTCCCCGGGCGACGTCGGACGGGATTCGAACTCGATGGTTCCGGCAATCCAACCGCCCGAGTCTACGCCGATGCCCACGGTCGCGGTGCCATCCTCAGGTACCTTGAACAGGAAGCGCACCGGACGCGTCTCGCCCTCGCCCAGAACGAACGACATGGGGTTCGGCGACACCAGCGTGACAGGCACCGCGACGCCCGGCGCGTCCGTGCGCTCCACGTGCCACTCGCCGTTCATCTGGATGGTGTACGTCCCCGCCATGAGCGGCAGACTCACCGACTCCGCGGACGTATCCGTGATGGTCGCGTTCTGCGGCCCGGTAATGGCGAACGTCGCCCCCACCAGCTTGTAGCTGCGCCCCGCCGACGTCGACACCAGCGGCAGCTCCAGCAATCCCTCACCGTCGCGAACCACCGGCGTGGACGTTTCAGACACCTCACCACACGCGAGCGCCAACAACGCGAGCGCGCCCACGAACCACTTCAACCCTTGCATGGACTTCCCCCTCAGGAAGACGCCGACGATAGGATTTCGGACACTGCACGGTCAAGACAAGCGGACCCGCACGCGCAATCACAGCCATACCCGGCCGGCGCGTGCATCCTACGGATCATGAGCGACACCCCTGACATCAAGACCGCTGACCTCTGTGACGCCCACGCGGGCACTCCGCGATTCCAGGTCGCCGAGCCGGGCTTCCTGGACTACGGCGGGCGCAGGAGTTTTTCCGGACCCATCAGCACCGTGCGCGCGCCGGAGGACAACTCGCTGGTGCGCAAGGCATTGGAGGAGCCCGGCCAGGGCCGCGTGCTGGTGGTGGATGGCGGAGGCAGCCGCCGCTGCGCGCTGGTCGGTGACGTGCTCGCGGCCCTGGGCCAGAAGAACGGCTGGGCGGGCGTGGTGGTCAACGGCTGCATCCGCGACGCGGAAGAGGTCGGCCGCACCGGCATCGGCGTGAAGGCGCTGGGCACCCACCCGCTCAAGAGCGGCAAGCGCAACGAGGGCCAGCGCGACGTGGAGGTGCGCTTCGCCGGCGTCACCTTCACCCCTGGCCATCACCTCTACGCGGACGCGGACGGCATCGTCACTTCGGAGAAGGCGCTGCGCTGAGCCTCCCCTTCCCTGCCCCGGGCCACACGGAGCGCAGCGTCCCCGCGATGGTGCGCAGCGCCTCCGCCCTCGGGTGCCCCGGGCGCCACGCCAGCGCGAGCGTCCGGCCCGGCCCCGGCGGCGCGAAGGGCCTCACCACCAGCTCCCCCCGCCGGTTCTCCATGGGCACCGCCAACTGGGGCAACAGCGTGACGCTGCCCACCGCCATCACCATCTGCGCGAGCGTCGTCAGGCTGGTGGCGCGGTAGTCCACCTCGCGCGCCCCCACGCGCGTGCACAGCGCCAATGTCTGACTGCGGAAGCAGTGCCCGTCCTCCAGCAGCAACACGTCCTCGTCATCCAGGTCGCGCAGTTGCACGTGCTTCTTCTTCTCCAGCGGATGCCCCGGCGGCGCCGCCACGACGAAGGGATCCTCCGCGATGACCACGTGCTCCACCTGACGCCCCAGCTCCACGTCCACCGCCAGCAGCGCCGCGTCCAGCCGGCCCTCGTCCATGTCGCGCATCAGCAGCGCCGTCTTCTCCTCCCGCAGGCGCAGTTGCAGCTTCGGGTAGCGCTTCACCAGCGCGGGCACCACCTCCGGCAACACGTAGGGCGCCACCGTGGGAATGGCTCCCAGGTGCAGCGGCCCCGCGAACGGGTCCCCCATCCTCGCCGCCGCCTTGAGGATGTCCTCCGCCTCCGTGAGCACCCGGCGCGCCCGCGCCACCAGTTCCTCACCCGCGGGCGTGAGCATCACCCGGCGCGCGTCCCGCTCGAACACCTTCACCCCGAGCACCGACTCCAGCTGTTGAATCTGCGCGCTCAGGGCGGGCTGGGAGACGTGGCACCGCTCGGCCGCCCGCCGGAATCCCAGCGTCTCCGCCACCGCCACCAGGTACTCCAACTGCCGCAGGGTGATGTCGTTCAGAGAGGCCATGGTCCGTCCTTGACGCCTGGAACCGATAGCCCCTGCCTATCACTCCCATCCAAACGATGTCTTGGCCCAATCAGCGAGACCTCTCTACCTTTCTCCGCGTCGAAGTGCCCCGAAGACCTCCACGCAAAGGAAAGCGTCCATGTCCCCGCGACCCACCCTGACGACCGAAGCCGGCGCGCCGGTCTCCGACAACCAGCACTCGCAGACGGCCGGTCCCAACGGTCCGGTGCTGCTCCAGGACCACCACCTGCTGGAGAAGCTGGCCCGCTTCAACCGCGAGCGCATCCCGGAGCGCGTGGTGCACGCGGTGGGCTCCGGCGCCTACGGCACGTTCGAAGTCACCCAGGACATCACCCGCTTCACGCGCATGAAGGTCTTCAGCGCGGTGGGCAAGAAGACGGAGGCCTTCCTGCGCTTCTCCACCGTGGCGGGCTCCAAGGGCGCGCCGGACACCGCCCGCGACCCGCGCGGCTTCGCGGTGCGCTTCTACACGGAGGACGGCAACTGGGACCTGGTGGGCAACAACACGCCGGTGTTCTTCCTGCGCGACGGCATCAAGTTCCCGGACTTCATCCACTCGCAGAAGTACGACCCGTACACGAACTGCCAGGAGCCGGACAACGTCTGGGATTTCTTCTCCTACTCACCGGAGGCCACGCACCAGTTCACCTGGCTCTTCGGCGACCGGGGCATCCCGGCGACGCTGCGTCACATGGATGGCTTTGGCTCGCACACCTTCCAGTGGGCGAACGCGAAGGGCGAGCGCTTCTGGGTGAAGTTCCATTTCAAGACGGACCAGGGCATCCGCACCCTCACCACGCAGGAGGCGGAAGCCCTTGGCGGCAAGGACCCGCAGCACCACCAGCGCGACCTGTACCAGGCCATCGACCGGGGCGAGTTCCCCTCGTGGACGCTCAAGGTGCAGGTGATGCCGGAGGCGGACGCCGCGAACTACCGCTTCAACCCGTTCGACCTGACCAAGGTGTGGCCCTACAAGGACTACCCGCTGATGGAGGTGGGCAGGCTCACGCTCGACCGCAACCCGGAGAACTTCTTCGCGGAGGTGGAGCAGGCCGCGTTGGATCCATCGCACTTCGTGCCCGGCATCGGCCCGTCCCCGGACCGGATGCTCCAGGCGCGCCTGTTCGCCTACGGTGACGCGCACCGCTACCGGCTGGGCATCAACAGCACGCAGCTGCCGGTGAACGCGCCCAGGGGCGTGAAGGGCGGCGCGCGCAACTACGGCCGTGACGGCGCCATGCGCTTCGACGGCAACGGCGGGCGCGGCCCCAACTACGAGCCCAACAGCTTCAACGGCCCCGCGCAGACGGACGAGGGCTACGGCACGGGCTACGCGGTGAGCGGCATGACGGGCACCTTCGTCCACGGCAAGCACGCCGAGGACACCGACTTCGTCCAGGCCGGCGCCCTCTACCGGCTGATGGACGAGGCGGCGAAGGCGCGGCTGGTGGAGAACCTCTCCGGCAGCCTGGCGCAGGTGAGCCGCGAGGACATCATCATCCGGGCCATCGCCCACTTCCGCGCCGCCGACGAGGACTACGGCTCACGCATCGCGAACTCCGTCCAGCAGAAGCGCCGCGCCCGCTAGGGAGGAATGCCGGCCATGAGCCCCACGAACGATCCGAGGCCCCCCCTTCCCACTCCGGCCGACCATGACGCCGCCCTGATGGACGTCGCGAGGTCCGCCTTCGCGATGGCCCGAGCGGGCGATGCCGGGAAGCTCCGGCAGATGCTCGACGCCGGGATACCCGTGGGGCTGCGCAACGAGCGGGGGGACTCCCTGCTGATGCTCGCCAGCTACCACGGCCACGTGGAGGCGACGCGGCTGCTGTTGCAACGCGGGGCGTCCCCGGAGCAGCCCAACGACGCCGGCCAGACGCCCCTGGCCGGCGCGGCCTTCAAGGGCAACGTGGCCATCGCCACGGTGCTCCTGGACGCGAGCGCGGACGTGGACGGCGCGGGCCCGGACGGCCGCACCCCGCTGATGTTCGCGGCCATGTTCGACAAGCTGGAGCTGGTGGAGCTGCTCATCCAGCGCGGCGCGAAGAGCGAGCAGCGGGACGCGGACAAGCGCACCGCGCTGGACTACGCGCGGGCACTCGGTGCGTGGCGCACGGCCACGCGGTTGGAGTCCAGGTCCTGAGCCCGCGCTGTCACTGGAAGTAGCCGTCCGAGAGCGTGCGCAGGAAGGCGACGAGGGCCTGCTCCTCCTGGGGGGACAGGCCCAGGTTGCCCATCTCCTGCGTGTTGATGTTCAGCCCCACCTCCGGCAGGGGCCAGCAGTCCACACCGGGCATCCCAGACGCGCTCCCCGTGCAGACCGGCAGCACGTCACGCGTGTTGTAGAAGTGGACGATGGACTCGAGGCTCTTGAAGTAGCCGTTGTGGCCATAGGCCTTGGTGAACCCCGGGAACGGACGCTTGTCCACGTTGCGCAGGGTGGGGACCTTGACCCTGCCCAGGTTGGCGCGCGCATAGGGCGCATAGTCCTGGCGCGTCTGGAGGAAGCCGCCCAGGCCCGTGTCGATCCAGAAGGGCCCGTCCGGGTTGAACTGGAGCTGCCAGTACCAGGGGTTGAGCAGGTTGCGCGGCACGCCCAGGTTCTCGAAGGTGTAGTCGGTGAAGAGCGGCGGCTCGCCGTGCGGGCCTCGCTGGCTCGTGTGGCAGTTGTCGCAGTTCGCCTTGCCCTCGAAGAGCCTCAGGCCCCACTGCTCCTGCGAGGAGAGCCGCGCGCGGCCGGCGAGATAAGCGTCGTATTTCGAAGAGAAGGCGTTCACCTCGCGAGAGCTCTCGTACGCGGCGATGGACCTCGCGATGTTGTCATACGCGCGCGGCACGTCGCCGCAGATGCGCGCGCCCCAGACAGACCGGAAGAGGTCGCCGTACGGGCCGCCGCAGACCTTGGCCACCACCGCGGCCTCGCTGGGGTTGTTCTGCTCCACCGGGTTGAGGAAGGGGCCCTGCGCCTGGTCCGCGGCGGGGTTGCCCAATTCCTCGCCGGTGGCGCGGCCATCCCAGAAGTTGCCGCCCACGAAGGCGGGCTGGCCTGGCGTCACCAGGTGGAGGATGGGAGCCGGCGTGGCATAGGCGGATGACGGCGGCTTGCGATTGCCGAAGCGGCCCCGCACGGCGCCTTCGTATACAGAGCCGGTGAGGTTGATGAGCAGGCTGGGACCCGTCCAGCCCACCTCGGGGCCATGACAGACGGCACAGGCCTGGCCCATGGGCTCGGAGAGGCGGCGGTCGAAGAAGAGCAGCTTGCCCAGCCGCTCCACGGGCTTCAGCCCGCCAGCCGCCGACGTGGGCTCCTCGCGCAGCGTGGCCTCGAAGATGGCCAGGGCCTGGAGGGATTCCGCTGTCTCCGGCGGCTTTGCGTCGTCTGGAGTGTCCCCGCTCGCGGGAGCTTTCAATGACAACGTCCCCGGAGCCGGAGCGACTTCGCACGCCAGCGGCCCGCCCAGCGCCAGCAGCAGGGACAACCTCCACCATGACCGTGAGTCGCGCATGTCCGGCACCTCGATTGAGAGCGGCCAGGGTGCCGTCGCCACCGGGCCCCGGCCATGGTCCGGGAGCGCGGGTTGATGTCGGATTCCCGGGATGAGATTGCCCTTTGGACAGGTCCCTCATGGGACCGGGTGCCTCGCATTGACGGAAGGGGAGGCTGTCGATACTCCGGGGGCACCTCCCTCGGACACGGCGGAGGGCCTGTCAGGAAGGAACACCGACCATGAGCTCCCCGAACGATCCGAAGAATGCCTCCCCGTCCGCCGAGGACGCCGCCGTGCTGGACTTCGTGCGGAGCGCCTTCGCGCTGGTCCGCTCGGGGGACGCCGGCAAGCTGCGCGAGATGCTCGACGCAGGGCTCCCCGTGACTGTTCGCAACGAGCGGGGCGACTCCCTGCTGATGCTGGCCAGCTACCACGGCCACGTGGAGGCGACGCGCCTGCTGCTGGAGCGCGGGGCGGACCCCGAGCAGCCCAACGACGCCGGCCAGACGCCCCTGGCCGGCGCGGCGTTCAAGGGCAACGAGGCCATCGCCACGGTGCTCCTGGACGCGGGCGCGGACGTGGACGGCGTGGGCCCGGATGGCCGCACGCCGCTGATGTTCGCGGCCATGTTCGACAAGCTGGAGATGATGGAGCTGCTCATCCAGCGCGGCGCGGACCACCGGGCCCGGGACGCGGACAAGCGCACCGCGCTGGACTACGCGCGCTCCATGGGCGCGCAGCGCGCGGCCGCCCGGTTGGACCCAAAGCCCTGAGCCTCACGCGTTCGTGTGGCCCCAGGCGTCCTCGGACGGCCTTTCCCGGGCCGTCCCCTCCCCCACCAGCGAGGTGACGGCCTCCACGATGTGCCCCGCGTCGATGCCGGCGGCGTCCAGCAGCTCCGCGGGCTTGCCGGAGCCAGGCATCTTCGTCACCGCGAGCCGCACCACGGTGGGCAGCCGCTCGCGCTCGCCGGTGAAGGCCTCCAGCACCGCGTCCGCCAGGCCCCCTTCCGCCCAGTGGTCCTCCACCACGATGAGCCGCCCCAGCGTCTCGCGCGCGGCCTTGCGCAGCGTCTTCGCGTCCACCGGCTTCACGGAGTACAGGTCGATGACGCGCACCGCGAGGCCGTCCTTCTTCAGCGCTTCGTAGGCCTTGAGCGCCTCGTGCAGCGTGATGCCGGCGGCCACCACCGTCGCCACGTCCTCATCGGACTGCCTCACCACCTTGCTGCCGCCAATGGGGAAGTCCTCCGTCGCCGGGTAGAGCACCGGCGTCTTCTCACGGGTGCTGCGCAGGTAGGTGATGCCCTGGCGCTCCACCAACTGCGCCAGCAGCTTCGCGGTCTGGTTCGCGTCGCTCGGGTAGACCACCGTGCTGCCGCCCACCGCGCGCATCATCGCCAGGTCCTCCAGCGCCATCTGCGACGGGCCGTCCTCGCCAATGGACACGCCCGCGTGGCTGCCGCACAGGTGCACCGTGGCGTTGGAGATGGCCGCCATGCGCACCTGATCAAAGGCGCGCGACAGGAAGGCCGCGAAGGTGCTGACGAAGGCCTTCTTGCCCAGCACCGCCATGCCCACCGCGCTGGACACCATGTTCTGCTCCGCGATGAACATCTCGAAGTAGCGCTTCGGGTGCGCCTTCTGGAACTCGTTCGAGTACGTGGAGTTGGACACCTCCGCGTCCAGCGCCACCACGTCCGGCCGGGCGTTGCCCAGCGCCAGGAGCGCGTCGCCATACGCCTTGCGCGTGGCCTCCTTCTGGCCCACTTCATACGTGGGCAGTTGCAACGGTGAGGCCTTGTCCTGGACGGTGGCCTTCAGCGGCTCCGGCTTCTTCACCTGGATGCGGACATCACGCGCTCCGCCCAGCTCGCGGATGGCGTCCTTCGCCTTGTCCTCCGGCAGCGGCTTGCCGTGCCAGCCATCGTGGTTGGCGATGAGCGAGGAGCCGTGCCCCTTCTCCGTCTTGCAGATGAGGCAGGTGGGCTGTCCCTTCTTCGCCTGGGCTTCGGCGAAGGCCCGGTCAATGGCGTCCAGGTCATGCCCGTCCAGCGTGATGGCGTTCCACCCGAAGGCGCGGACGCGGGCCGCGTAGGCCTCCAGGTTCCAGCCCAGCTCCGTCTCACGGCTCTGCCCCAGACGGTTCACGTCGATGATGGCGCACAGGTTGTCCAGCCCGTAGTGGCTGGCCTTGTCGAACGCCTCCCACACGGAGCCCTCCGCCGTCTCGCTGTCTCCCATGAGCACGTAGGTGCGGAAGGGCAGCCCGTCCATCCTGGCGCCCAGCGCCATGCCCACGCCCACGGCCAGGCCCTGCCCGAGCGAGCCGGTGGCCACGTCCACGAGCGGCAGCACGTGCGGGTTCGGGTGCCCCTCCAGCCGGCTGCCGAATTTGCGCAGGGAGAGTAATTCCCGGTCGTCGATGGCGCCCGCCGCCTTGAAGGCGGAGTAGAGGACCGGGCAGGCGTGGCCCTTGGAGAGCACGAAGCGGTCGTTGTTGGGGGCCTTCGGCTGCTGGAAGTCGAAGCGCAGGTACTTCTGGAACAGCACGGCCATGATGTCCGCCGCGGACATGGACGAGCTGGGATGGCCCGAGCCCGCCGCCGTGGTGCAGCGGATGCTGTCGATGCGCAGCTGCGCCGCGAGGTCCGCCAGGGTGTCCGCCATCGTGTCGCTCCGGGGTTGGGGGTCCGCCGGTACTGTGTTGACTGTTCCGGCTCGCGAGAAGCGCTGCCCCCCGCCGGCCCTGTTCACAGGCAGAATCCGCGAGTGCCTGCCCGCCCGGCCGGACCTGGGCGACGGGGCATGCGCACATTGAAAGAACGCCATCCGGGGAGCCCTGGGCCCCCGCCGGGAGAATCCATGAATCCGCTGCGACAGCTCGCCGAGTTCGGCCAATCCGTCTGGGTGGACAACCTCCAGCGCAGCTACATCACGAAGGGCACGCTGAAGAAGTTCATCGAGGAGGACGGCCTCAAGGGGCTCACCTCCAACCCGACCATCTTCCAGAAGGCCGTGTCGGGCAGCGACGACTACCAGGACCTCTTCGACGCGGCGAAGGGCAAGGGCCTCTCCGGCAACGACCTGTATGAGCAGCTCGCCGTGCGCGACGTGCAGGGCGCCGCGGACCTCCTCAAGCCCGTGTACGACGCGACGAAGGGCCAGGACGGCTACGCGTCCCTGGAGGTGTCCCCCCGGCTGGCGCTGGACACGAACGGCACGCTGGAGGAGGCGCGGCGGCTGTGGAAGACGCTGGCGCGGCCCAACGTGATGATCAAGGTCCCGGGCACCCTGCCGGGCCTGCCTGCCTTCGAGCAGCTCACCGCCGAGGGCATCAACGTCAACGTGACGCTGCTCTTCAGCCAGGAGCGCTACAAGGAGATCGCCGAGGCCTACGTCGCGGGCCTGGAGAAGCTCGCCGCGTCCGGCGGGGACGTGAGCCGCGTGGCGAGCGTGGCGTCGTTCTTCATCAGCCGCATCGACGCCATCGTGGACAAGGAGATTGAGAAGAAGCTGAAGGCGGGCGCCACGCCGGAGCAGCAGAAGGCGATGGAGGGGCTGAGCGGCAAGGTGGCCATCGCCAACGCGAAGCTCGCCTACCGCACCTTCCAGGAGGTCTTCGGGAGCGCGCGCTGGAAGGCGCTCGCGGCGAAGGGCGCGAAGGTGCAGCGGGTGCTCTGGGCGAGCACCAGCACCAAGAGCCCGAAGCTGCGCGACGTGCTCTACGTGGAGGAGCTCATCGGCCGCGACACGGTGAACACCATGCCGCCCGCCACCATCGACGCGTTCCGCGACCACGGCAAGGTGCGCTCCAGCCTGGAGGAGGACCTGCCGGGGGCGGAGGCGACCATGCGCCAGTTGGAGGCGGCCGGCATCTCCATGAAGACCGTGACGGACGAGCTGGCCACGGACGGCATCCGCCTGTTCACGGAGTCCTTCGATCAGCTCCTCTCCGCGGTGGGAGAGAAGCTGAAGAAGACGTAGGAATCGGCCTTCTGCCCGGCGGTCAGGCTGACGCCGGGCGGAACAGGGTCTCAACCTGGAGTGCGATCTCGACGGCCTTCGGCCATCCCATGCTGAGGTACGCATCCAACGCCCGGAGGTAGTCGGCTCGGAAGTCCGTACGCACCGCGAGGGCGCCGTCGTCATCCGCGAAGACACGGGCGAGCAACTCGACCGCGAGGTCCGCCGATTCCCGGTCACTCAGCTGGCCTCGGCTCATGGCCCCCTCGACGTAACGCCTCAACCAGTGGAGCGTGCGAGGTGCGTCCAGGTGAGCGCAGAACGAGAGCCCCTTGACGAGTGCACGAGCCGTGAACGGCGAGAGCCGCTCCAGGAGCAATTCCAAAATCGGCTCGACGCGCCTCCACCAGGCACGCATAGCCTCCGCCTGGGACGCGAAACCCGCCATCGGAGTCTCCGCCCCTTCAGCCGAGATATCCTCGTAGAGCGGGTCGCCCTTCTCCTCGTCTTCGTCCAGAGGCACGAGGCGCAACCTCGCTGCGAGGTCTGGATCCTGGGTGCGCAACCATCGCATGGAAGCCCGGCAGAACTTGCCCGCGACTCCCTGGAAGCACTCCTCAAGGCGTTCACGCCACAAGTCGGCCCCCCAGGAGGTCGTGATGACACGGGGCGGCTGCCATTCAGGGGAATCAGCCCTCAACTCACCCAGGCAGCTCTTGAGGACACCAAGGAGGAGGGCCTGGGCGCGCTCCACGATTTCAGGTCTTCGAACCAACTCCGGGCGCTTTCGAGGGAGTCCTTCCGGGAGGACCACCCGAGTGGTTTGCCACAACACGTACTGGAGCTCCACGGCTCCATCTCGAGGCCCCTCCAGAAGGCGGGAGAGTTCCTCTTCCACCCAGGCCGGCGCAAGAACACAGTGGAGCATGCCGAGTGCTGCTCCCGCTGTCTTCCGAAGATC
The sequence above is drawn from the Corallococcus sp. NCRR genome and encodes:
- the tal gene encoding transaldolase; protein product: MNPLRQLAEFGQSVWVDNLQRSYITKGTLKKFIEEDGLKGLTSNPTIFQKAVSGSDDYQDLFDAAKGKGLSGNDLYEQLAVRDVQGAADLLKPVYDATKGQDGYASLEVSPRLALDTNGTLEEARRLWKTLARPNVMIKVPGTLPGLPAFEQLTAEGINVNVTLLFSQERYKEIAEAYVAGLEKLAASGGDVSRVASVASFFISRIDAIVDKEIEKKLKAGATPEQQKAMEGLSGKVAIANAKLAYRTFQEVFGSARWKALAAKGAKVQRVLWASTSTKSPKLRDVLYVEELIGRDTVNTMPPATIDAFRDHGKVRSSLEEDLPGAEATMRQLEAAGISMKTVTDELATDGIRLFTESFDQLLSAVGEKLKKT
- a CDS encoding catalase; this translates as MSPRPTLTTEAGAPVSDNQHSQTAGPNGPVLLQDHHLLEKLARFNRERIPERVVHAVGSGAYGTFEVTQDITRFTRMKVFSAVGKKTEAFLRFSTVAGSKGAPDTARDPRGFAVRFYTEDGNWDLVGNNTPVFFLRDGIKFPDFIHSQKYDPYTNCQEPDNVWDFFSYSPEATHQFTWLFGDRGIPATLRHMDGFGSHTFQWANAKGERFWVKFHFKTDQGIRTLTTQEAEALGGKDPQHHQRDLYQAIDRGEFPSWTLKVQVMPEADAANYRFNPFDLTKVWPYKDYPLMEVGRLTLDRNPENFFAEVEQAALDPSHFVPGIGPSPDRMLQARLFAYGDAHRYRLGINSTQLPVNAPRGVKGGARNYGRDGAMRFDGNGGRGPNYEPNSFNGPAQTDEGYGTGYAVSGMTGTFVHGKHAEDTDFVQAGALYRLMDEAAKARLVENLSGSLAQVSREDIIIRAIAHFRAADEDYGSRIANSVQQKRRAR
- a CDS encoding ankyrin repeat domain-containing protein, whose amino-acid sequence is MSSPNDPKNASPSAEDAAVLDFVRSAFALVRSGDAGKLREMLDAGLPVTVRNERGDSLLMLASYHGHVEATRLLLERGADPEQPNDAGQTPLAGAAFKGNEAIATVLLDAGADVDGVGPDGRTPLMFAAMFDKLEMMELLIQRGADHRARDADKRTALDYARSMGAQRAAARLDPKP
- a CDS encoding LysR substrate-binding domain-containing protein produces the protein MASLNDITLRQLEYLVAVAETLGFRRAAERCHVSQPALSAQIQQLESVLGVKVFERDARRVMLTPAGEELVARARRVLTEAEDILKAAARMGDPFAGPLHLGAIPTVAPYVLPEVVPALVKRYPKLQLRLREEKTALLMRDMDEGRLDAALLAVDVELGRQVEHVVIAEDPFVVAAPPGHPLEKKKHVQLRDLDDEDVLLLEDGHCFRSQTLALCTRVGAREVDYRATSLTTLAQMVMAVGSVTLLPQLAVPMENRRGELVVRPFAPPGPGRTLALAWRPGHPRAEALRTIAGTLRSVWPGAGKGRLSAAPSPK
- a CDS encoding transketolase yields the protein MADTLADLAAQLRIDSIRCTTAAGSGHPSSSMSAADIMAVLFQKYLRFDFQQPKAPNNDRFVLSKGHACPVLYSAFKAAGAIDDRELLSLRKFGSRLEGHPNPHVLPLVDVATGSLGQGLAVGVGMALGARMDGLPFRTYVLMGDSETAEGSVWEAFDKASHYGLDNLCAIIDVNRLGQSRETELGWNLEAYAARVRAFGWNAITLDGHDLDAIDRAFAEAQAKKGQPTCLICKTEKGHGSSLIANHDGWHGKPLPEDKAKDAIRELGGARDVRIQVKKPEPLKATVQDKASPLQLPTYEVGQKEATRKAYGDALLALGNARPDVVALDAEVSNSTYSNEFQKAHPKRYFEMFIAEQNMVSSAVGMAVLGKKAFVSTFAAFLSRAFDQVRMAAISNATVHLCGSHAGVSIGEDGPSQMALEDLAMMRAVGGSTVVYPSDANQTAKLLAQLVERQGITYLRSTREKTPVLYPATEDFPIGGSKVVRQSDEDVATVVAAGITLHEALKAYEALKKDGLAVRVIDLYSVKPVDAKTLRKAARETLGRLIVVEDHWAEGGLADAVLEAFTGERERLPTVVRLAVTKMPGSGKPAELLDAAGIDAGHIVEAVTSLVGEGTARERPSEDAWGHTNA
- the rraA gene encoding ribonuclease E activity regulator RraA; translation: MSDTPDIKTADLCDAHAGTPRFQVAEPGFLDYGGRRSFSGPISTVRAPEDNSLVRKALEEPGQGRVLVVDGGGSRRCALVGDVLAALGQKNGWAGVVVNGCIRDAEEVGRTGIGVKALGTHPLKSGKRNEGQRDVEVRFAGVTFTPGHHLYADADGIVTSEKALR
- a CDS encoding zinc-binding dehydrogenase; the protein is MKATVFRGTQQVGVEEVERPRAGVGEAVVKVTLTTICGTDVHILRGEYPVKPGLTVGHEMVGVIDELGPGVTGYQVGQRVLVGAITPCGQCRGCLSGHASQCGHGEGLEAMGGWRLGNTMNGVQAEYVRVPFAQANLAPIPDELKDEQVLLLADIASTGFSGAESGGVRIGDAVVVFAQGPIGLCATVGARLMGASLVIGVDGDETRLAMARKLGADVVLDFRNQDVVAEVKRLTGGGVDVAIEALGTQQTFESALRTLNPGGTLSSLGVYSGKLQMPYDAFAAGLGDHRIVTTLCPGGKERMRRLMEVVRAKRVDLTPLFTHRFQLKDIREAYELFSQRKDGVLKIAIRP
- a CDS encoding cytochrome-c peroxidase; this encodes MRDSRSWWRLSLLLALGGPLACEVAPAPGTLSLKAPASGDTPDDAKPPETAESLQALAIFEATLREEPTSAAGGLKPVERLGKLLFFDRRLSEPMGQACAVCHGPEVGWTGPSLLINLTGSVYEGAVRGRFGNRKPPSSAYATPAPILHLVTPGQPAFVGGNFWDGRATGEELGNPAADQAQGPFLNPVEQNNPSEAAVVAKVCGGPYGDLFRSVWGARICGDVPRAYDNIARSIAAYESSREVNAFSSKYDAYLAGRARLSSQEQWGLRLFEGKANCDNCHTSQRGPHGEPPLFTDYTFENLGVPRNLLNPWYWQLQFNPDGPFWIDTGLGGFLQTRQDYAPYARANLGRVKVPTLRNVDKRPFPGFTKAYGHNGYFKSLESIVHFYNTRDVLPVCTGSASGMPGVDCWPLPEVGLNINTQEMGNLGLSPQEEQALVAFLRTLSDGYFQ
- a CDS encoding ankyrin repeat domain-containing protein, whose translation is MSPTNDPRPPLPTPADHDAALMDVARSAFAMARAGDAGKLRQMLDAGIPVGLRNERGDSLLMLASYHGHVEATRLLLQRGASPEQPNDAGQTPLAGAAFKGNVAIATVLLDASADVDGAGPDGRTPLMFAAMFDKLELVELLIQRGAKSEQRDADKRTALDYARALGAWRTATRLESRS